One window from the genome of Alkalihalobacillus sp. LMS6 encodes:
- a CDS encoding helix-turn-helix domain-containing protein codes for MMQKQSLVLGERLRSIRKMRGYTQNELAAGICTQGVISNIEGKNGKENPSSSILFQLSERLGVSMSYLYGQDDNGELITNKDIRDTEVSEIIKNLKQRRDYSALKYIIESEKNKNLHLTNAEKQFLLWHEAICTYYDTSNSTLTKEIFQKALKLDVENNDKNNLQLIEINLSLGIIEYEENNYNESKEILLKCIEAIMNNKTIKAPEILAKIYYNLSNVCSSMKEFDQSLQYSFDAIETCVQNNILSVIGDSLYQIGYCYHLKGKENLSINYMEQALVIFTIQKNDLMVKNIQKSINSVDT; via the coding sequence ATGATGCAAAAACAATCGCTTGTATTAGGAGAAAGATTACGATCTATTCGGAAAATGAGAGGCTATACGCAAAACGAGTTAGCAGCTGGCATTTGCACACAAGGTGTCATTAGTAATATTGAAGGAAAAAACGGCAAGGAAAACCCATCATCTAGTATCTTGTTTCAGTTAAGTGAACGTCTTGGTGTAAGTATGAGTTACCTCTATGGTCAAGACGATAATGGCGAATTAATAACAAATAAAGATATTCGCGATACCGAGGTTAGCGAAATTATCAAAAATTTAAAACAAAGAAGAGATTACTCGGCTTTAAAATACATAATTGAAAGTGAAAAAAATAAAAACCTTCACTTAACGAACGCCGAGAAACAATTTTTACTATGGCATGAAGCGATTTGTACGTATTATGACACGTCAAACTCTACTCTAACAAAAGAAATCTTCCAAAAAGCTTTAAAGCTTGACGTAGAGAACAATGATAAAAACAATCTCCAGTTAATAGAGATTAACTTAAGTCTCGGTATTATTGAGTATGAAGAAAACAATTATAATGAAAGTAAAGAAATACTTCTAAAATGTATAGAAGCAATTATGAATAACAAAACTATTAAAGCTCCAGAAATATTAGCGAAAATATATTACAACCTCTCTAATGTTTGTAGTTCAATGAAAGAGTTTGATCAATCTCTTCAATATAGTTTTGACGCTATCGAAACTTGTGTTCAAAATAATATTTTGTCTGTAATTGGTGATAGTCTGTATCAAATAGGTTATTGTTATCACTTAAAAGGTAAAGAAAACCTTTCTATCAATTATATGGAACAAGCTTTAGTTATATTTACTATACAAAAGAACGATCTTATGGTTAAAAATATTCAAAAAAGCATTAATTCGGTAGATACATAA
- a CDS encoding alanine--glyoxylate aminotransferase family protein, protein MTPGPVEAEPRVLRAMSAPILGQFDPAFTEMMNETMAMLRDLFQTKNQWAFPIDGTSRSGLEAVLTSLIEPGDRVFIPIYGRFGHLLVEICERLDADVHSIECEWGTVFSEDEIIDEMNAVNPKIVACVHGETSTGCMMPLQNIGKTCREKDILFVVDAVATIGGVDVKVDDWYIDAAIGGTQKCLSIPAGMAPITYNDRVEAVINRRKKVERGIATEHDPSEPFSGSVIRSNYFDLSQLQDYWSPRRLNHHTEATSMIYGLHEGLRILLKEGLDERFNRHKYHEKALKAGIKAMGLDLYVEHEHKLPVVTCISIPPGVNADEIRAFMLTHFGVEIASSFGPLHGKIWRIGSMGYSCRKENVLFVLAALEAALLFKGTTIETGKAIQAALAYYESNAVPLTI, encoded by the coding sequence ATGACTCCCGGTCCTGTCGAAGCAGAGCCACGTGTCCTCCGCGCAATGAGCGCTCCTATTTTAGGACAGTTCGATCCTGCATTTACAGAGATGATGAATGAAACAATGGCGATGCTAAGAGATTTATTTCAAACAAAGAATCAATGGGCATTTCCCATTGATGGTACATCTCGATCAGGGTTAGAGGCTGTGCTAACGAGTTTAATTGAACCAGGAGATCGGGTGTTTATTCCGATTTACGGTAGATTTGGGCATTTATTAGTTGAGATTTGCGAAAGGCTTGATGCAGACGTTCATTCGATTGAATGCGAATGGGGAACGGTTTTTTCTGAAGACGAAATAATTGATGAAATGAACGCTGTGAACCCTAAAATTGTTGCATGTGTGCACGGTGAAACGTCTACTGGCTGTATGATGCCGTTACAAAACATCGGAAAAACGTGTCGTGAGAAGGATATTTTATTTGTAGTAGATGCTGTAGCTACAATTGGCGGCGTCGATGTTAAAGTGGATGACTGGTACATTGATGCGGCGATTGGCGGAACGCAAAAATGCCTATCAATCCCAGCTGGAATGGCTCCCATTACGTATAATGACAGAGTTGAAGCCGTCATTAATCGACGTAAAAAAGTTGAGCGCGGCATCGCAACGGAACACGATCCATCCGAACCTTTTTCTGGTTCCGTAATTCGAAGCAATTATTTTGATTTAAGTCAACTCCAAGATTACTGGAGTCCAAGGCGCCTCAATCATCATACTGAAGCAACATCAATGATTTATGGCTTGCACGAAGGACTTCGTATTTTACTAAAAGAAGGGCTAGACGAGCGCTTTAACCGCCACAAGTATCATGAAAAGGCACTAAAAGCAGGCATCAAAGCAATGGGACTCGATCTCTACGTTGAACACGAGCATAAACTACCGGTTGTTACGTGCATTTCAATCCCTCCTGGCGTCAACGCTGATGAAATTAGAGCATTCATGTTAACCCATTTTGGTGTTGAGATTGCGAGTTCATTCGGTCCTTTACATGGAAAAATTTGGCGCATTGGCTCAATGGGCTATAGCTGTCGGAAAGAGAATGTCTTATTTGTACTTGCTGCTTTAGAAGCAGCCCTGCTTTTTAAAGGAACAACGATTGAAACAGGTAAAGCCATTCAAGCAGCGCTTGCATACTACGAATCAAATGCGGTTCCCTTGACTATATAA
- the putP gene encoding sodium/proline symporter PutP, with protein sequence MSTQIIAAIIIYLLIMVMIGWYGYKKTASHSDYTLGGRGLSPTVAALSAGASDMSGWLMLALPGSMYLTGLGAGWLALGLIIGAYLNWVFLAPRLRTYTETANDSITIPSFLENRFIDSTKLLRILSGIIIIFFFTIYVSSGMVSGGRVFDSLLGIDYHTSLLIVAGVTILYTLFGGFLAVSWTDVVQGGVMMLALLIVPIFALAEVGGVSSSFDQIRSIDPQLLDIFRGVTVITIIGSLAWGLGYFGQPHIIVRFMALRTAKEAKPARRIGMAWMIISIIGAMFTGLVGRAYLSNEGVFLNPDNDSQHETVFVVLGEMLFHPFVIGIIFSAILAAVMSTISSQLLVTSSSLTEDLYKTFLKRKPGDRELVFLGRAAVLVVALIALALSWNPDSSILELVSYAWAGFGAAFGPVMLISLYWKGMTRWGALAGMLSGAIVVIVWANTSLYQVFGMNERVYELLPGFIVATIMIFVVSKLTKNDERVALGFKEFKKQLQANK encoded by the coding sequence ATGTCAACGCAAATTATTGCAGCCATTATTATTTATTTATTAATTATGGTCATGATTGGCTGGTATGGTTATAAGAAAACGGCTAGTCACTCTGACTACACTCTTGGTGGGAGAGGACTTTCACCAACTGTTGCGGCGTTAAGTGCTGGAGCTTCTGACATGAGTGGATGGCTCATGCTTGCTTTACCGGGCTCTATGTATTTAACAGGACTTGGTGCTGGTTGGTTAGCGCTCGGACTTATTATTGGTGCGTATTTAAATTGGGTTTTCTTAGCACCGCGGTTAAGAACGTATACAGAAACAGCGAATGATTCAATTACAATTCCATCGTTTTTAGAAAATCGTTTTATTGATTCGACTAAACTTTTACGTATTTTATCTGGGATTATTATTATTTTCTTCTTTACGATTTACGTGTCTTCAGGGATGGTGTCCGGTGGACGGGTTTTTGATTCGTTATTAGGTATTGACTATCATACGAGTTTGTTAATTGTTGCTGGCGTCACCATTCTTTATACGTTATTTGGTGGTTTTTTAGCAGTAAGCTGGACAGACGTCGTCCAAGGTGGCGTTATGATGCTTGCTTTACTCATCGTCCCAATTTTTGCTTTAGCAGAAGTGGGCGGAGTGTCTTCATCATTTGATCAAATTCGAAGCATTGATCCACAGTTATTAGATATTTTTCGTGGGGTTACGGTTATTACCATTATTGGTTCATTAGCATGGGGTCTAGGGTATTTTGGTCAACCGCACATTATTGTTCGGTTTATGGCGCTACGTACCGCGAAAGAAGCGAAGCCAGCTAGAAGAATTGGAATGGCATGGATGATTATCTCGATTATTGGTGCGATGTTTACAGGTCTTGTTGGTCGAGCGTATTTGAGTAATGAAGGAGTCTTCTTAAATCCAGATAATGACAGTCAACATGAAACCGTGTTTGTTGTATTAGGTGAAATGTTGTTCCACCCGTTTGTTATTGGAATTATTTTTAGTGCGATTTTGGCGGCTGTTATGAGTACAATCTCTTCTCAACTGCTTGTCACATCTAGTTCACTAACAGAAGACTTATATAAGACATTCCTTAAGCGTAAGCCAGGAGATCGAGAATTAGTCTTCCTAGGTCGAGCAGCAGTACTAGTTGTTGCGCTTATTGCATTAGCGCTGTCATGGAATCCAGATAGTTCGATTCTTGAGCTAGTTAGTTATGCTTGGGCAGGTTTTGGAGCGGCATTTGGTCCAGTTATGCTAATCAGCTTGTATTGGAAAGGCATGACAAGATGGGGCGCACTTGCTGGGATGTTATCTGGAGCAATCGTTGTTATTGTTTGGGCCAACACGAGTCTTTATCAAGTGTTTGGTATGAACGAACGTGTATATGAACTTCTTCCAGGTTTTATTGTAGCGACAATCATGATTTTTGTTGTAAGTAAGCTAACGAAAAACGATGAAAGAGTTGCGCTAGGGTTTAAAGAATTTAAAAAGCAACTACAAGCTAATAAATAA
- a CDS encoding YfcC family protein, with translation MEQLQNQKSSTPSPPSQKKERMPHIYVLLFVISGLAAVLTYVIPAGSFERVPGPNGRESIDPNSFTTIDAPPVSFMDFMLAIPVGMASASEIIFFTFIIGGMFMVLRRMEIIEIGVDRLARKFEHKSIAVIPVLLTLFAVVATTIGTPELSLVYIPVLIPLFISLGYDSMTAAGIALISTALGFTAGVMNPGTVGISQQISGLETYSGFGLRVVVLVVIILVGSLYIMRYAKKVKQDPFKSYTRDEDELKRVKYKDALKQPAKQATKRQLLAIATLPIFFGVLVYGVTQLGWFMLEMSGLFIFMGILVGMIAGLSLTRVCEAFTEGFREVLMGAIIIGIARSVAVVLEEGQIMDTIVYGLGNLVGQLPSTLSAIGMMTVQLFINFFIPSGSGQALVTMPIMAPLADMLGVTRQTAILAFQFGDGFAHILYPTSGYFMAALVIAGISWTKWIKFFTPLFIIYMFIGVIFLIYAQVTGWTG, from the coding sequence ATGGAACAACTGCAAAATCAGAAATCTAGTACACCAAGTCCACCATCGCAAAAGAAAGAACGGATGCCACATATTTATGTACTCTTGTTTGTTATTAGTGGACTTGCAGCTGTACTTACATACGTTATACCGGCTGGTTCATTTGAGCGGGTTCCTGGTCCAAATGGACGTGAATCGATCGATCCCAATTCGTTTACCACGATTGATGCGCCACCTGTTTCATTTATGGATTTTATGCTAGCTATTCCTGTCGGGATGGCTAGCGCAAGTGAAATTATCTTTTTTACCTTTATTATTGGCGGCATGTTCATGGTATTAAGACGAATGGAGATCATTGAAATTGGTGTTGATCGATTAGCCAGAAAATTTGAACATAAAAGTATTGCGGTCATTCCGGTTTTGCTCACTCTTTTTGCAGTAGTTGCGACAACGATTGGGACACCAGAACTTTCTTTAGTTTATATTCCTGTTTTAATTCCGTTATTTATTTCACTTGGCTATGACTCGATGACTGCAGCAGGCATTGCGCTTATCTCGACAGCGCTTGGTTTTACTGCAGGCGTAATGAATCCAGGTACTGTTGGAATATCACAACAAATCTCAGGATTAGAAACGTATTCTGGTTTTGGCTTACGGGTCGTTGTTCTAGTAGTCATCATTCTAGTTGGCAGTTTGTATATCATGCGCTATGCAAAAAAAGTGAAGCAGGATCCCTTTAAAAGCTATACGAGAGATGAAGATGAATTAAAGCGTGTAAAATACAAAGATGCGCTTAAGCAACCAGCCAAGCAAGCGACTAAGAGACAGTTGCTTGCAATTGCAACATTACCTATTTTTTTCGGTGTCCTTGTTTACGGCGTCACACAATTAGGATGGTTTATGCTCGAAATGTCTGGACTATTTATTTTTATGGGCATTTTAGTCGGGATGATTGCGGGGCTTTCACTAACAAGAGTGTGCGAAGCATTTACGGAAGGGTTTCGAGAGGTGTTAATGGGAGCGATCATTATTGGCATTGCACGCTCCGTAGCAGTTGTTCTTGAAGAGGGACAAATTATGGATACGATTGTTTATGGCTTAGGGAATCTTGTCGGGCAATTACCAAGTACGTTAAGCGCTATTGGAATGATGACGGTTCAATTGTTCATCAATTTTTTCATTCCTTCAGGGAGTGGTCAAGCGTTAGTGACAATGCCTATTATGGCTCCACTGGCTGACATGTTAGGTGTGACGCGTCAAACAGCTATTCTAGCCTTCCAATTTGGTGATGGCTTTGCTCATATTTTGTACCCAACTTCAGGTTATTTTATGGCCGCCCTTGTTATTGCAGGGATTAGCTGGACAAAATGGATTAAATTTTTTACACCATTGTTTATCATTTATATGTTTATTGGGGTGATCTTTCTTATTTATGCGCAAGTGACAGGCTGGACGGGGTAA
- a CDS encoding PucR family transcriptional regulator ligand-binding domain-containing protein — translation MDIAAFLQLSDLREARLIAGEKGVDRRIGNVKMMDAPDIIHYLTQDDLLVTTAYHYVGKPELLLDLIKEMKRIGCAGLGIKQERFLGQIPKSVLAYAKQVDFPIIALPEQLGLSYVANQVLSTILDQRTHELTTALDAHRAFSEHIVSGKGLLHLVENVAQLVGAPILLMNERCQVISASNSANPVGNGMEYLYRMGYAFFPEGSPYTSFTLLMNQPKTVTAFPVYTDKAKKSILVILNSLPSHDRQAYLLIEQATNVIAFELMKENALKQYTRRAKNEFFLHYINGQYATKDETINRAQEFGLYNDRPYKCVAGRLDQEETSLGFKENHIEIEKVFDFVEEELSIFPFQSHLFIKGDICFVLLEGEKDDTIGDSLQAVDFALEMIQEHVFLHFKRSISFGVSHLCRQFWDVREAHQEATNALHSGRLSGSRQFVQTYQAKDLVKLLRMIPREDLNEFCDYNLKKLTEPSVNEMGLIQTLAVYLETHCQISETAKRLYVHRNTIIYRLEKIEELLGKNLKDPDTTLHLRLALRIQHTLQTM, via the coding sequence ATGGATATTGCAGCATTTTTACAGTTATCAGATTTAAGAGAAGCACGATTGATTGCCGGTGAAAAAGGGGTCGATCGTCGAATTGGCAATGTGAAAATGATGGATGCACCGGATATTATTCATTACTTAACCCAAGATGATTTACTCGTTACAACCGCTTATCATTATGTCGGCAAACCAGAGTTACTACTTGATTTGATTAAAGAAATGAAGCGGATAGGCTGTGCAGGTCTAGGTATTAAACAAGAACGCTTTCTTGGACAAATTCCTAAAAGTGTCTTAGCGTATGCTAAGCAAGTCGATTTTCCAATCATTGCTTTGCCTGAGCAATTGGGGTTAAGTTACGTCGCTAATCAAGTATTAAGCACAATTCTTGATCAAAGAACCCACGAATTAACGACCGCTCTTGACGCTCACCGAGCATTTTCAGAGCATATTGTGAGTGGCAAAGGGTTGCTACATCTAGTAGAGAATGTGGCTCAATTAGTCGGGGCTCCGATTTTACTTATGAATGAGCGCTGTCAAGTAATATCGGCTTCAAATTCAGCGAACCCCGTTGGAAATGGTATGGAATATTTGTATCGGATGGGCTATGCTTTTTTTCCGGAAGGAAGTCCATATACGAGCTTTACGTTGCTAATGAATCAACCAAAAACAGTAACAGCATTTCCTGTGTACACAGATAAAGCAAAAAAGAGTATTCTCGTTATTCTTAATTCGCTACCGTCTCATGATCGACAAGCCTATTTACTGATTGAACAAGCGACCAACGTGATTGCGTTTGAATTAATGAAAGAAAATGCTTTAAAGCAGTATACGCGCCGAGCAAAAAATGAATTTTTTCTCCATTACATAAATGGGCAGTATGCGACGAAAGATGAGACAATTAATCGGGCACAAGAATTTGGCCTTTATAACGATCGACCGTATAAATGTGTAGCGGGTAGGCTGGATCAAGAGGAGACTAGTTTAGGGTTTAAAGAGAATCATATTGAAATTGAAAAAGTATTTGACTTTGTTGAAGAAGAGTTATCAATTTTTCCTTTTCAATCCCATTTGTTTATAAAAGGAGACATTTGTTTTGTACTATTGGAAGGGGAAAAAGATGATACGATTGGCGATTCCCTTCAAGCAGTAGATTTTGCGCTCGAAATGATTCAAGAGCACGTATTTCTCCATTTTAAACGATCGATCTCCTTTGGAGTTAGTCATCTTTGTCGGCAGTTTTGGGATGTTCGAGAAGCGCACCAAGAGGCAACAAACGCCCTTCATTCCGGACGGCTTTCAGGAAGTCGACAATTCGTTCAGACCTATCAGGCGAAGGATCTAGTAAAGTTATTACGTATGATTCCGAGAGAAGATTTAAATGAATTCTGCGATTATAATTTAAAAAAATTAACAGAGCCGAGCGTAAACGAAATGGGGCTCATCCAAACATTAGCCGTTTACCTTGAAACGCATTGTCAAATTTCTGAAACCGCAAAACGACTTTATGTTCATCGCAACACGATTATTTATCGACTGGAGAAAATTGAAGAATTACTTGGAAAAAATTTAAAAGATCCAGATACAACCCTTCATTTACGCCTAGCCTTGCGAATTCAGCATACTTTACAAACAATGTAA
- a CDS encoding amidohydrolase, translating to METRIDDWILEQEETIQAWRRELHQIAEVGFCEYETTHYIIQQLEPLNFTLHTGRSVMDDGARFGVPHADELRKHEQRALEHGVPQTLMEKMKGGFTGVVAVLETGRPGSHTAMRFDIDALPIEEDTTEDHLPAKAGFHSLHNGMMHACGHDGHTAIGLANAHFLATWKEHLSGTYTLIFQPAEEGSRGAKAIVEKGWLDGVDYFLSGHLGIRSQPVGTLISGATSILATTKIDATFTGKTAHAGMEPHKGKNAMLAASTAVLNLHGISPHSDGETRINVGRFEAGSGRNIVPGDAVLQLETRGESTNENAYMKTEAIRRLEGAAHMYDVTLDYQIVGEGLAAETDAYYIEKIPVVTSSSRYVQTVKESMALNGSEDVTYMMRHVQNHGGKASYMIFGSQLAAGHHHKQFDFEEGALYVAVSAFAHIVVHN from the coding sequence ATGGAGACTCGAATTGATGACTGGATATTGGAACAAGAAGAGACCATTCAAGCGTGGCGTCGCGAGCTGCATCAAATCGCTGAGGTGGGATTTTGTGAATATGAAACAACGCATTACATCATCCAACAACTCGAACCTCTTAATTTTACCCTCCACACTGGTCGTTCGGTAATGGATGATGGAGCACGATTTGGTGTGCCTCATGCAGATGAATTACGAAAACACGAGCAACGAGCGCTCGAACATGGTGTTCCGCAAACGTTAATGGAGAAAATGAAAGGTGGCTTTACTGGAGTTGTAGCCGTTCTCGAGACGGGAAGACCTGGTAGCCATACAGCCATGAGGTTTGATATTGATGCACTGCCGATAGAAGAAGACACAACGGAAGACCATCTACCTGCGAAAGCGGGATTTCATTCCCTACATAATGGAATGATGCATGCATGTGGTCACGATGGTCACACAGCAATTGGTCTGGCGAATGCACATTTTTTAGCTACATGGAAAGAGCACTTATCAGGTACATACACGCTAATCTTTCAGCCAGCTGAAGAAGGGAGCCGAGGAGCGAAAGCGATCGTAGAAAAAGGCTGGCTCGACGGCGTCGATTATTTTCTTAGTGGTCACTTAGGCATTCGATCCCAGCCAGTAGGAACACTCATCTCTGGTGCGACATCGATTTTGGCGACAACAAAAATCGATGCAACATTTACGGGAAAAACAGCTCATGCTGGAATGGAACCACATAAAGGCAAAAATGCCATGCTTGCTGCTTCCACAGCTGTATTAAATTTGCACGGCATTTCTCCTCATAGTGATGGCGAGACGCGCATAAATGTTGGCCGTTTTGAAGCGGGGAGCGGTCGCAACATTGTTCCGGGAGATGCAGTTTTACAATTAGAAACCCGGGGCGAGTCTACAAATGAAAATGCCTACATGAAAACCGAGGCGATTCGACGGCTAGAGGGCGCTGCGCACATGTACGATGTGACTTTAGACTATCAAATTGTTGGCGAAGGACTTGCTGCAGAGACAGACGCTTATTATATTGAAAAAATTCCAGTTGTCACAAGCTCAAGTCGCTATGTTCAAACTGTAAAAGAATCGATGGCGCTAAATGGGTCTGAAGATGTAACCTACATGATGCGTCACGTTCAAAATCATGGTGGTAAAGCTAGCTATATGATTTTTGGTAGCCAGTTAGCAGCAGGCCATCATCATAAACAGTTTGATTTTGAAGAAGGCGCGCTTTATGTTGCCGTAAGCGCATTTGCACATATCGTTGTTCATAACTAG
- a CDS encoding globin domain-containing protein, producing MLSQTTIHTIKATVPVLEEHGLTITTRFYELLFSNHPELWNVFNHANQMRFTQQEALAKALHAAASHIEQIETIAPAVNKIAHKHRSVGVKAEHYPIVGHFLIIAMKDVLGEGASKEVIGAWEEVYDVLSQQFIKIESALEKEAKWSGFLPLKITRKVRETRDITSFYLQAENRSFLPGQYVSVKVHVNGYDHIRQYSLSNGNNQQAYRISVKREQPADGPSGIVSQYMHDHVNVGDNLHVSAPAGTVRYDHESENPLVFISAGSGVTPMISMLKKVTTEQPERDVHFVYGTANSETHVFKEEVEDVGQTHSQVQQYIFYKNPLKNDTYTKVGELNQEAIAGIISPLNDPEIIIGGSKQFIDDMYTSLKACDVDDNRIRYESFEPQI from the coding sequence ATGTTAAGTCAAACAACGATACATACAATTAAGGCGACTGTGCCTGTTTTAGAAGAGCATGGTCTTACCATTACAACGAGATTTTACGAACTTTTATTTTCGAATCACCCTGAACTATGGAACGTCTTTAACCATGCTAACCAAATGCGTTTTACGCAGCAAGAAGCGCTAGCAAAAGCTTTACATGCAGCTGCTAGCCATATTGAGCAAATTGAAACGATCGCACCAGCTGTGAATAAGATTGCGCACAAACATCGCAGTGTTGGAGTAAAAGCTGAACACTATCCGATTGTTGGTCATTTTTTGATCATTGCGATGAAGGACGTTCTCGGTGAAGGGGCAAGTAAAGAAGTGATAGGTGCCTGGGAAGAAGTGTATGACGTACTTTCGCAACAATTTATCAAAATTGAATCAGCACTTGAAAAGGAAGCAAAGTGGTCAGGTTTTCTTCCTTTAAAAATCACAAGAAAAGTACGTGAAACAAGGGACATAACGTCGTTTTACTTGCAGGCTGAAAATCGTTCTTTTCTACCCGGTCAATACGTTAGTGTGAAGGTTCACGTAAATGGCTATGATCACATTCGTCAATACAGTCTTTCTAATGGCAATAATCAGCAAGCGTATCGAATTAGTGTGAAACGTGAGCAGCCAGCAGATGGTCCTAGCGGGATTGTGTCTCAGTACATGCATGATCATGTCAATGTAGGCGATAATCTTCACGTAAGTGCACCTGCAGGAACGGTCCGTTATGATCACGAGAGTGAAAATCCGCTTGTGTTTATAAGTGCAGGTTCAGGTGTTACGCCAATGATTTCGATGTTAAAAAAGGTCACAACAGAACAGCCTGAGCGTGACGTTCATTTTGTTTATGGCACAGCGAATAGTGAAACGCATGTCTTTAAAGAAGAGGTTGAAGATGTAGGACAAACCCATTCTCAAGTTCAACAGTATATTTTCTATAAGAACCCGTTAAAAAATGATACGTATACGAAAGTAGGGGAATTAAATCAAGAGGCGATAGCAGGAATTATTTCCCCGCTTAATGATCCAGAAATTATCATTGGTGGTTCCAAACAATTTATAGATGATATGTACACGTCTTTAAAAGCCTGTGATGTTGATGACAATCGCATTCGCTATGAAAGTTTTGAGCCACAGATTTAA
- a CDS encoding M20 family metallo-hydrolase — MKTQQSLAPITSVIEELARIGKTKDGGVTRLLYTPVWFQAQQTIHQLFKQHGFAPFYDDIGNVYGRVEGTNQEEPVVLTGSHIDTVVNGGKYDGAYGVLASLLAVSELVHTHGQPKRTIDVVSFCEEEGSRFPLNFWGSGNLTGIHQDKNDRETKDSNGKSFYDEMNEYGFGLGHYQNPLRHDLGHFVELHIEQGSILEDAGESLGIVKGIVGQKRFIFTVTGESNHAGTTPMNKRRDAMDTATTLVQKLIQAGHSMDDSFVATVGQFNVLPNTPNVIPGQITFTLDIRHPHSETLDVYHERIYSFVNELGSSDIAVSVQQYSDVSPVSMSEDLTTLAYDYAQQSNLKSRYMYSGAGHDAQILGSAIPTCLLFVPSVKGISHSPHEYTKQEDLQVGLDALKHVLYQLAYE; from the coding sequence ATGAAAACGCAACAATCCTTAGCACCCATAACGTCCGTTATTGAAGAATTAGCGCGCATAGGTAAAACAAAAGATGGTGGTGTCACGCGACTTTTATATACGCCTGTTTGGTTTCAAGCCCAACAAACCATCCATCAACTGTTTAAACAACATGGGTTTGCTCCATTTTATGATGATATCGGAAACGTATACGGACGTGTAGAGGGCACAAACCAAGAAGAGCCCGTTGTTTTAACAGGTTCACACATCGATACGGTTGTCAACGGCGGAAAATACGATGGTGCGTATGGCGTACTTGCTAGTTTACTCGCTGTCTCTGAGCTTGTTCATACACACGGTCAGCCGAAGCGTACAATTGATGTCGTATCATTTTGCGAAGAAGAAGGCAGTCGCTTTCCTTTAAATTTTTGGGGATCTGGTAACCTCACTGGCATACATCAAGATAAGAACGATCGTGAAACAAAAGATTCAAACGGCAAATCTTTTTACGATGAAATGAATGAATATGGGTTTGGTCTCGGTCATTATCAAAATCCTCTCCGTCACGATTTAGGACACTTTGTGGAATTACATATTGAGCAAGGTTCAATTTTAGAAGATGCAGGAGAGTCTCTTGGTATTGTGAAAGGAATTGTAGGCCAAAAACGATTTATTTTTACCGTAACAGGTGAAAGCAATCATGCTGGAACAACGCCAATGAATAAACGGCGTGATGCGATGGATACAGCTACGACACTTGTTCAAAAATTAATTCAAGCTGGCCATTCGATGGATGATTCATTTGTCGCCACAGTCGGCCAATTTAACGTTCTACCAAACACACCAAATGTCATTCCTGGTCAAATTACCTTCACGTTAGATATCCGTCACCCTCACTCAGAGACATTAGATGTTTATCATGAACGGATCTACTCGTTTGTTAATGAACTCGGCTCATCTGACATCGCTGTGTCCGTTCAACAATATTCCGATGTCTCGCCTGTTTCAATGTCAGAAGACTTGACCACTCTTGCTTATGACTATGCACAACAGTCCAACTTAAAAAGCCGCTATATGTATAGTGGTGCAGGACACGATGCGCAAATTCTAGGTTCTGCGATTCCTACGTGTTTATTGTTTGTCCCAAGTGTGAAAGGGATTAGTCACTCTCCCCATGAATATACGAAACAAGAAGATTTGCAAGTAGGTTTAGACGCTTTAAAACATGTTCTTTACCAACTTGCTTATGAATAA